In the genome of Candidatus Microbacterium phytovorans, one region contains:
- a CDS encoding NUDIX hydrolase: protein MTDTAVYAAGGVVWRVVDGKLKVLVIHRTAYADVTLPKGKVDPGEMLAETAAREIFEETGIRVALGIPVGVSRYRMPNKRQKIVHYWAAEATEDAIRASAFVPNKEIAAIEWVGPKRALKHLSYPVDVEILEHFLKFVDDGILSTFPIVVLRHAKATAREDWTGADAARPLTARGAKQANALVSPLRVFGVRKIISSDAVRCVTTVTPLAASLGKEIERTSLLGQDAWEEGTSDVRSVVGKRVRSRKPAVLCSHGPVLPDILSELALATGTLRGSYLGSASALEVGAFSVVHLSRTNPGSGIVAIETHETKL from the coding sequence ATGACGGACACCGCGGTCTACGCGGCCGGAGGAGTCGTCTGGCGCGTCGTCGACGGCAAACTCAAGGTTCTCGTGATCCACCGCACCGCCTACGCCGACGTCACCCTCCCCAAGGGCAAGGTCGATCCGGGCGAGATGCTCGCCGAGACGGCCGCCCGCGAGATCTTCGAGGAGACCGGCATCCGCGTCGCCCTCGGCATCCCGGTGGGAGTCTCGCGCTACCGCATGCCCAACAAGCGACAGAAGATCGTGCACTACTGGGCCGCGGAGGCGACCGAGGATGCCATTCGCGCCTCCGCCTTCGTTCCCAACAAGGAGATCGCGGCCATCGAATGGGTGGGCCCGAAGCGCGCGCTCAAGCACCTCAGCTACCCCGTCGACGTCGAGATCCTCGAGCACTTCCTGAAGTTCGTCGACGACGGCATCCTGTCGACCTTCCCGATCGTCGTGCTCCGCCACGCGAAAGCGACCGCCCGCGAAGACTGGACCGGTGCGGATGCCGCCCGGCCGCTCACCGCGCGCGGCGCCAAGCAGGCCAACGCGCTCGTGTCGCCCCTCCGGGTGTTCGGCGTGCGCAAGATCATCTCCAGCGACGCCGTCCGCTGCGTGACGACCGTGACCCCGCTCGCAGCCTCGCTCGGCAAGGAGATCGAACGCACTTCGCTCCTCGGCCAGGACGCCTGGGAAGAGGGCACGTCGGACGTCCGCAGCGTCGTCGGCAAACGCGTCCGGTCGCGCAAGCCCGCCGTGCTGTGCAGCCACGGTCCCGTGCTCCCCGACATCCTCAGCGAACTCGCCCTCGCGACGGGAACCCTGCGCGGTTCGTACCTCGGGAGCGCGTCCGCGCTCGAGGTGGGCGCCTTCTCCGTCGTGCACCTGTCCCGCACCAACCCCGGCTCCGGCATCGTCGCCATCGAGACCCACGAGACCAAGCTCTGA
- a CDS encoding phosphate ABC transporter substrate-binding protein PstS, which yields MKLNRIAQLGAVAAIAALALTGCAANEPSGNGSSGNPSASEAGGLTGNLVGQGASSQQVAIQAWTTAFNATNPDAVVEYDPAGSGTGRESFLAGAVSFAGSDRAFTTDEIAAGGFGACAPDSGLVEIPAYISPIAIIFNVPGVDSLDLDAATIAGIFAGTITTWNDPAIAATNDGVTLPDTAVNPVHRSDKSGTTGNFTDYLAANAQDVWTWGSVEEWPAGVVGEAAEKTSGVVEAVKAGEGSIGYADSSQAGGISSVNVKVGDAFVGHSAEGASITLDASAIEEGRSAGDLAYSIDRTTTAEGAYPVLLVSYLIGCEQYEDAEVAALTKAFFSTAVSAEGQESAATNAGSAPISDDLREKSLAAIELIK from the coding sequence GTGAAGCTCAACCGCATTGCCCAGCTGGGCGCTGTCGCCGCCATCGCGGCTCTCGCCCTCACCGGCTGCGCCGCCAACGAGCCTTCGGGCAACGGCTCGTCGGGCAACCCGTCCGCCTCCGAGGCCGGCGGTCTCACGGGCAACCTCGTCGGCCAGGGCGCCTCGTCGCAGCAGGTCGCGATCCAGGCGTGGACGACGGCCTTCAACGCCACCAACCCCGACGCCGTCGTGGAGTACGACCCGGCCGGCTCCGGAACCGGTCGCGAATCGTTCCTCGCCGGCGCCGTCAGCTTCGCCGGCTCGGACCGCGCGTTCACGACCGACGAGATCGCCGCGGGCGGATTCGGCGCTTGCGCGCCCGACTCGGGCCTCGTCGAGATCCCGGCCTACATCTCGCCGATCGCGATCATCTTCAACGTCCCCGGCGTCGACTCGCTCGACCTCGACGCGGCGACCATCGCGGGTATCTTCGCCGGCACGATCACCACGTGGAACGACCCGGCCATCGCCGCCACCAACGACGGCGTGACCCTGCCCGACACGGCGGTCAACCCCGTTCACCGCTCCGACAAGTCGGGCACCACCGGCAACTTCACCGACTACCTCGCCGCCAACGCGCAGGACGTCTGGACCTGGGGTTCGGTCGAGGAGTGGCCCGCCGGCGTCGTCGGCGAGGCTGCGGAGAAGACCTCGGGCGTCGTGGAGGCCGTCAAGGCCGGTGAGGGCTCGATCGGCTACGCGGACTCCTCGCAGGCCGGCGGCATCTCGTCGGTCAACGTCAAGGTCGGCGACGCGTTCGTCGGTCACAGCGCCGAGGGCGCCTCGATCACGCTCGACGCCTCGGCGATCGAAGAGGGCCGCTCCGCCGGCGACCTCGCCTACTCGATCGACCGCACCACCACCGCCGAGGGCGCCTACCCCGTGCTCCTCGTCAGCTACCTCATCGGCTGTGAGCAGTACGAGGATGCCGAGGTCGCCGCACTGACGAAGGCCTTCTTCTCCACGGCGGTCAGCGCCGAGGGCCAGGAGTCGGCAGCGACCAACGCCGGCAGCGCCCCGATCTCGGACGACCTCCGCGAGAAGTCGCTCGCCGCGATCGAGCTCATCAAGTAA
- the pstC gene encoding phosphate ABC transporter permease subunit PstC, translating to MTATSAAPAQRIAAKKRPGDIWFSGTAVFAGSMIVVTLAAVAIFLIVQSLPAFGLTADDASLLRTNFWDYVLPLLFGTIWAAFLALLVAVPLSLGIALFITHYAPRRLAQGLGYIVDLLAAVPSVVFGLWGILVFAPSVVPTYKWLNENLGWIPLFSGQVLNSGRTILTASLVLAVMVVPIITAICREIFLQTPRLHEEAALALGATRWEMIRMAVLPFGRSGIVSASMLGLGRALGETMAVAMVLSATNVVTLQLLTSQNPSTIAANIALTFPEAYRLNINVLIATGLVLFVVTFAVNALARWIVSRRKEFSGAN from the coding sequence ATGACAGCAACCAGCGCCGCTCCCGCACAGCGGATCGCCGCGAAGAAGCGCCCCGGAGACATCTGGTTCTCCGGCACCGCCGTGTTCGCCGGCTCGATGATCGTCGTCACCCTCGCAGCGGTGGCGATCTTCCTGATCGTCCAGTCGCTCCCGGCGTTCGGTCTCACCGCCGACGACGCCTCGCTGCTGCGCACCAACTTCTGGGACTACGTCCTCCCCCTCCTGTTCGGCACCATCTGGGCGGCCTTCCTGGCGCTCCTGGTGGCGGTGCCGCTGTCGCTGGGGATCGCGCTGTTCATCACGCACTACGCCCCGCGGCGTCTCGCGCAGGGGCTCGGCTACATCGTCGACCTGCTGGCCGCCGTGCCGTCGGTCGTCTTCGGCCTGTGGGGCATCCTCGTGTTCGCCCCCTCGGTCGTCCCCACCTACAAGTGGCTCAACGAGAACCTCGGCTGGATCCCGCTCTTCTCCGGTCAGGTCCTCAACAGCGGCCGCACGATCCTCACGGCATCCCTCGTGCTGGCGGTCATGGTCGTCCCGATCATCACGGCCATCTGCCGCGAGATCTTCCTGCAGACGCCCCGTCTCCACGAAGAGGCGGCGCTCGCGCTCGGCGCGACCCGCTGGGAGATGATCCGGATGGCCGTGCTGCCGTTCGGCCGCTCGGGAATCGTCTCGGCATCCATGCTCGGCCTCGGCCGCGCCCTCGGAGAGACGATGGCCGTCGCGATGGTCCTGTCGGCGACCAACGTCGTGACGCTGCAACTGCTCACGTCGCAGAACCCCTCGACGATCGCCGCCAACATCGCCCTCACCTTCCCCGAGGCTTACCGGCTCAACATCAACGTCCTGATCGCGACGGGTCTGGTCCTGTTCGTCGTCACCTTCGCCGTCAACGCCCTTGCCCGCTGGATCGTCAGCCGGCGCAAGGAATTCTCGGGAGCAAACTGA
- the pstA gene encoding phosphate ABC transporter permease PstA, with protein MTTAPAPAPTRAPVVRAPQRLTAGHLPSWSPWALLVGTLALSGAIFGVLGLASPDGFNVAAWIVTAVLAYLLLIYVISRVVEGARRALDRLITGIVTCAFAIAMVPLVSVAWTVVSNGIARFDAEFFSWTMRGVLGEGGGALHAIIGTVSITLTATIISVPIGLMTAIYLIEYGQGKRLARAITFLVDVMTGIPSIVAGLFAYALFALIFGPGVRMGFAGAIALSVLMIPVVVRSSEEMLRLVPNELREASYALGVPKWLTVVKVVLPTSIAGITTGVMLAIARVIGETAPLLITAGFTDAMNYNLADGRMQTLPVFIYSQYAYKGIPPEAYVDRAWAAALTLILIVMVLNLVARIVAKVFAPKFGR; from the coding sequence ATGACCACCGCACCCGCCCCGGCGCCCACCCGCGCCCCCGTCGTCCGCGCTCCGCAGCGCCTCACGGCGGGACACCTCCCCTCGTGGTCGCCGTGGGCGCTCCTCGTCGGCACCCTGGCCCTCTCCGGCGCCATCTTCGGCGTGCTCGGCCTCGCCTCGCCCGACGGGTTCAACGTCGCCGCGTGGATCGTGACGGCCGTCCTCGCCTACCTCCTGCTCATCTACGTCATCTCCCGCGTCGTCGAGGGCGCGCGCCGCGCGCTCGACCGCCTCATCACCGGCATCGTGACGTGCGCGTTCGCCATCGCGATGGTCCCGCTCGTCTCCGTCGCCTGGACGGTCGTTAGCAACGGCATCGCTCGCTTCGACGCCGAGTTCTTCAGCTGGACGATGCGCGGCGTGCTCGGCGAGGGCGGTGGCGCCCTCCACGCCATCATCGGCACCGTCTCCATCACCCTGACGGCCACGATCATCTCGGTGCCCATCGGCCTCATGACGGCGATCTACCTGATCGAGTACGGCCAGGGGAAGCGCCTCGCCCGCGCCATCACCTTCCTCGTCGACGTCATGACCGGCATCCCCTCGATCGTCGCCGGTCTGTTCGCTTACGCCCTGTTCGCGCTGATCTTCGGACCGGGCGTCCGGATGGGCTTCGCCGGCGCCATCGCCCTGTCGGTGCTCATGATCCCCGTCGTCGTCCGCTCCAGCGAAGAGATGCTGCGCCTCGTGCCCAACGAGCTGCGCGAAGCCTCCTACGCGCTCGGCGTGCCGAAGTGGCTCACGGTCGTCAAGGTCGTCCTGCCCACCTCGATCGCCGGCATCACGACGGGTGTCATGCTCGCGATCGCGCGCGTGATCGGTGAGACGGCACCGCTGCTCATCACGGCGGGCTTCACCGACGCCATGAACTACAACCTCGCCGACGGCCGCATGCAGACCCTCCCGGTCTTCATCTACTCGCAGTACGCGTACAAGGGCATCCCGCCCGAGGCGTACGTCGATCGCGCCTGGGCGGCGGCGCTCACCCTCATCCTCATCGTCATGGTGCTGAACCTCGTCGCGCGAATCGTCGCGAAGGTCTTCGCCCCCAAGTTCGGCCGCTGA